The sequence TTATGCATGGCAACGTCTTGGATCAGGCCGTACATTTGAAAAACTTAATTACAGAACAGGTACCCGATTTAGAGGTTAAGATTGGTGACATCAGTTCCGTACTTGCCGTTCACGCGGGAGAGGGGACACTTGCCGTATTATGGTTTGATTAATTGCTAAAAGCAGTCCGTCTACTAATACTAAAGGCGGACTGCTTTTGTTATGTCTAGACCCTGGGCACCAGATGCCCTACGCTTTTATTTAAGAAAACTTATCGTTAATTTTAAAAAAGATATATTTGGCGTTAGGTGAAAACATATAAGAATCCTTGTAATCCCACAGGCGATGTTGCGCGTCGAATGTATGCGCATTGACAAACGGAACCCCGTCGACCTTCGCCGTAACAATCGTCGAATGATCAAATCGGCCGTCTCCTTCAAAATCATAAACAATGACGTCCCCTAATCCTAATTGCTCAGCTGACGACACTTGTGTAGCCGTCAATCCTTTTTTTGAAGTAGCTAAATACCAACGCATGGAATGAGACACGGACCAACTAAAACTCCATGTCCCCCCTCGCAGCCACCAGCCTCGCTCGCGATTTGGGTAGCCATGCATCGGCGCCCCACCCGCCAACAAGCATTGGGATATGAAATTGGTGCAATCCACATCAAACACTGGAAATGCTGGATTACGGCCGTTCCACCATTCGTTCGCGTAACGTACTGCCGCTTCCCTATCGTACATGAATCAAACGCCTCCTTACATCATCGTATGAAAACAAACTAACTATTATAAGAAGACTATTCACACCAAAAAAATGAACCACTAGAAATTCTAGTGGTTCAGTACTTTAGCTAAGAAATTCTTTGCCCGGTCTGAATCGGGATTGGTGAAAAACTTTGATGGTGGTGCTTTCTCTACGATTTTGCCTTCTGCCATGAAAACAATTTCATCACAAATCTCTTTGGCAAAACCCATTTCATGTGTGACGACGACCATTGTCATACCGTCTTTTGCTAATTTCCGGATAGCATCGAGCACTTCTGTTACCATTTCCGGATCGAGTGCTGATGTTGGTTCGTCGAATAGCATCACTTGCGGATCCATAGCCAGTGATCGCGCAATGGCAACACGTTGCTGCTGACCACCTGAAAGACGATTAGGATACGCATCAAATTTGTCACCAAGACCAAGGGACGTTAATAATTCCTTCCCTCTCTTCTCCGCCTCTTCTTTACTCATTCCCTTTACCTTCAAGGGCGCTATCGTAACATTTTGAAGCGCTGTCAAAAATGGATACAAGTTAAAGTTTTGAAAGACGAATCCGATATTAATGCGTGCTTTGTTGATATCTGTCTTTTTACCATGAATCGATATGCCATCCACAATTATTTCTCCGTTATCAATCGGTTCAAGTGCATTGATTGTGCGAATCAATGTCGATTTTCCGGCACCGCTTGGTCCTATTAAGGCAACGACATTAGATTTCGGTACTTCAAGTGAGACATCGGTAAGAACCTGGTGAGAACCGAATGATTTATTGACATCGCTAATTTTAATCATAAAAGACACCCCTTTATTACAAGCTTACACTTAGTTCTCACGTGACAACATCCGTTTCTCGAAGTATCGAATAATTAGCGACAAGCTGAACGTCATGACGAAATAAATAACAGCGACAAATGTCCACACTTCTAACGGACGAAACGATGTTGCAACTAAATTTTTGGCATTCATTGTTAAATCGATTACTGAAATGATTGAGACGAGAGATGAATCTTTTATTAAAATGATAAACTGTGATGCCAAGGGTGGCAGCACGCGTCTAAGTGCTTGCGGTAAGACAATATATCGCATAGCGGTAAAATGAGACATACCTGATGAACGAGCTGCTTCCATTTGCCCCTTAGGCACCGCCTGAATCCCAGCTCTGACAATTTCCGCGATAAAAGCACCGGAGAAAACAGCAAGTCCCACTACAGCAGACCAATAAGGTCCCAGTCTAACAAATTGACCTAGCACAAAAAATATCCAAAATAACAGAACAAGTAATGGAACACCACGCATTACTTCAACATATATAGAAGATATTGAATTGAAAATCCTATTACTAGATATACGTCCTAGTCCAAAAATAATCCCAATCGGTATAGCCAACAAAAGAGCTAACGCTGAAATTTCCAGCGTTTTTATTGCTCCATCTATAAATACTTCCTTATTATTTGTTATGACACTCCAATCATAACTGTAGCCGCCCATGCATTTCCCCCCCTTGCAATTGAAGAAGTGTTATTCGTCTACCACTTCATTCAACCAATCGCCTGTTTCAAACCACTTCGTTCTTGAAGCCAATTCCGCTGGACTATCAATATAGTTCGCTAAAAATGAGTTAAGCCACAAAATTGTTTCAATGTCATTTTTCTTTACTGCGATTCCCAAGTTTTCTGAAGAAATTAAGCCTTCGATAGGTCTAACCTGGTCGCCATTGCGAAGTTTCCAGACTGCGATTGCTGGTTCATCATATAGAACAGCATCTGCTTGCCCTTGCACCATCGCTGTTGCAGCAGATGGGAATTCTTCAAAATCCATTACCTCTGCATTTTTGAAAATATCTTTCGCTAAAAGGGCCCCAGTTGTCCCAATACCAACCGCTATCTTGTTCCCTTTTACATCTAGCTCTTCCCATGACTTCGTCGTATTATTTGATCCTGGAACCATGATTCCTTGACCTGTTTGATAATAAGGGTTTGAAAAACTGACAGCAAGTGCGCGGTCCCCCCGTATTGTCATTCCTGCAAGAATCATGTCAATTTCTCCTGTTTGTAGCGCTGGAATAAGCCCATCAAACGTAAATTGTTTATATTCCACAGGTACTCCTAACCATTCCCCAATCGCATTTGCCGTGTCCACGTCATAGCCAACAAAGTCACCATTTGGATCCTTCATGTCAAATGGGAAATAACCCGGCGACATTCCGATGACTAACTTCTTATTTTTCGCCACGTTTTGCAATGTCGAATTTTCTGTAGAAATTGTCCCACCGTCATTACTACATCCCGCAATAAGAAGGACCGTAATCATAAGCATTGCCGTCAACCACTTTTTCATCTCTCTTCATCCCCTTTTTGATATATTAAAATAGTTATCAGCCTGTTCGACTGAATTAGGTAAAGTATAGAGTAATCCCCTTACTCTGTCTATTCAAAATTTCAAATTATTCTAACCTAACCAGGTAAAATACAGTGCATAAAAATACCTTTCCGCTTGATATTTCATACTTTTATCTTAGGTCTTCTCGGAGAACATAAAGAACTACTACGTTTGAAGCCATATAAGTAAATGCATACTTATACCCTTAATTAAATAAAATAAATGAAGTCACGCCACAAAATAATTTACTATGCATCGAAAAATAGTATGTCACAGTCCTGAAATAGTGTATAACATTTCTTGGATTAAGGTTTTTGAATGTCTACTTTGGAAATACTTCTGCCCCATGCCCCCTCTCTAATGACATCCACCTCTTATTTGAAAGCGCTTTCAAATATGTAACTAAAACTACCTAAAGTAGGATTTACCTATAATCAAGTAAAATATCAACAAACGAATTCCGTAATGCGGAATTAATTCCACTACATGAAAGTATTTGATAACTTATATTAAATCGAATTTCAAGAAGTTTGTCAATAGTTTTTCGTCAAATAGAAAAACAGCTTATTCAATATACAATAATAGTAAAATCGAGTAAAATGATTCTTATGCTTCTGAAAAGGTACAAAGAATGAGTATAGTATTAGCTGAAAAAATGTGAGGAGGGAACTTAATGATCCAATCTATTAATAGGGCAATGCAAATTATTGAAGTGCTGTCTGATCCGAAAAAAGAAAACTGGTTAATCACAGAATTAGCTGAAGAAACAGGGCTGCCAATTAGTACTGTCTATCGTTTGATACAGTCCTTAATGCAACATGGACTTGCAACACAAATTAAAGATACGAAACAATATAAATTAGGTTACAAGTGG comes from Sporosarcina sp. FSL K6-3457 and encodes:
- a CDS encoding amidase domain-containing protein, which codes for MYDREAAVRYANEWWNGRNPAFPVFDVDCTNFISQCLLAGGAPMHGYPNRERGWWLRGGTWSFSWSVSHSMRWYLATSKKGLTATQVSSAEQLGLGDVIVYDFEGDGRFDHSTIVTAKVDGVPFVNAHTFDAQHRLWDYKDSYMFSPNAKYIFFKINDKFS
- a CDS encoding amino acid ABC transporter permease — protein: MGGYSYDWSVITNNKEVFIDGAIKTLEISALALLLAIPIGIIFGLGRISSNRIFNSISSIYVEVMRGVPLLVLLFWIFFVLGQFVRLGPYWSAVVGLAVFSGAFIAEIVRAGIQAVPKGQMEAARSSGMSHFTAMRYIVLPQALRRVLPPLASQFIILIKDSSLVSIISVIDLTMNAKNLVATSFRPLEVWTFVAVIYFVMTFSLSLIIRYFEKRMLSREN
- a CDS encoding amino acid ABC transporter ATP-binding protein produces the protein MIKISDVNKSFGSHQVLTDVSLEVPKSNVVALIGPSGAGKSTLIRTINALEPIDNGEIIVDGISIHGKKTDINKARINIGFVFQNFNLYPFLTALQNVTIAPLKVKGMSKEEAEKRGKELLTSLGLGDKFDAYPNRLSGGQQQRVAIARSLAMDPQVMLFDEPTSALDPEMVTEVLDAIRKLAKDGMTMVVVTHEMGFAKEICDEIVFMAEGKIVEKAPPSKFFTNPDSDRAKNFLAKVLNH
- a CDS encoding transporter substrate-binding domain-containing protein, which encodes MKKWLTAMLMITVLLIAGCSNDGGTISTENSTLQNVAKNKKLVIGMSPGYFPFDMKDPNGDFVGYDVDTANAIGEWLGVPVEYKQFTFDGLIPALQTGEIDMILAGMTIRGDRALAVSFSNPYYQTGQGIMVPGSNNTTKSWEELDVKGNKIAVGIGTTGALLAKDIFKNAEVMDFEEFPSAATAMVQGQADAVLYDEPAIAVWKLRNGDQVRPIEGLISSENLGIAVKKNDIETILWLNSFLANYIDSPAELASRTKWFETGDWLNEVVDE